Proteins encoded by one window of Primulina huaijiensis isolate GDHJ02 chromosome 1, ASM1229523v2, whole genome shotgun sequence:
- the LOC140987766 gene encoding uncharacterized protein: MGTPNRSGFAKKSSGSSRLVITTIMGMVLGYFVGVSFPSVSLSKINLPSSLRSSIDIALGDRFSATRSFPKNLGSTPLTPKIHIPTNPRGAESLPPGIVVSESDLYLRRLWGDPSKDLKRKPKYLVTFTVGLNQMNNIDAAVKKFSEDFQILLFHYDGHTSEWDQFEWSRDAIHVSVRKQTKWWYAKRFLQPDVVAAYDYIFIWDEDLGVEHFNAEKYIELVKKHGLEISQPGLEPNNGLTWQMTKRRGDGEVHKDAEESGWCNDPYLPPCAAFVEIMAPVFSRKAWRCVWHMIQNDLVHGWGLDFALRRCVEPSHEKIGVVDAQWIVHQTIPSLGSQGKSDRGKAPWQGVRERCKKEWALFQDRLADAEKAYFAYHEKS; this comes from the exons ATGGGAACCCCAAATCGCAG TGGGTTTGCGAAGAAGTCAAGCGGTAGTTCCCGGCTCGTGATAACAACCATAATGGGAATGGTGCTTGGATATTTTGTTGGTGTTTCATTTCCATCAGTTTCTTTATCGAAG ATTAATCTCCCCTCAAGTTTAAGGTCCTCTATTGATATAGCGCTTGGTGATCGTTTTTCTGCTACTCGCAGTTTTCCCAAAAATCTTGGTAGTACTCCTTTAACACCCAAG ATCCATATTCCTACAAATCCTCGTGGTGCGGAGTCCTTACCACCTGGAATTGTTGTCTCAGAATCAGACCTTTATCTGAGAAGATTATGGGGTGACCCTAGTAAG GATCTGAAAAGGAAGCCAAAGTACCTAGTAACTTTTACAGTTGGTTTGAatcaaatgaacaatatagATGCAGCTGTGAAAAAG TTTTCTGAGGATTTTCAGATTTTACTTTTCCATTATGATGGCCACACAAGTGAATGGGATCAATTTGAGTGGTCACGAGATGCCATACATGTCAGTGttagaaaacaaacaaaatg GTGGTATGCAAAGAGATTTTTGCAGCCAGATGTTGTAGCTGCTTATGATTACATTTTCATTTGGGATGAAGATCTTGGAGTTGAACACTTTAATGCTGAGAA GTATATCGAACTGGTTAAGAAACATGGTTTGGAAATTTCTCAACCTGGTCTCGAGCCCAATAATGGATTGACATGGCAAATGACAAAGAGAAGAGGCGATGGAGAAGTACACAA GGATGCAGAGGAATCTGGCTGGTGTAATGATCCATATTTGCCTCCATGCGCAGC CTTTGTGGAAATTATGGCTCCTGTGTTTTCTCGTAAAGCTTGGAGATGTGTTTGGCATATGATTCAG AATGATTTGGTTCATGGATGGGGATTGGACTTCGCATTAAGAAGATGTGTTGAA CCTTCGCATGAAAAAATCGGGGTTGTTGATGCGCAATGGATTGTACACCAAACTATTCCTTCACTTGGAAGTCAG GGAAAGTCTGATCGTGGGAAAGCTCCATGGCAAGGG GTACGAGAGAGATGCAAGAAGGAATGGGCTTTGTTTCAAGATCGCCTTGCTGATGCGGAGAAGGCATATTTTGCATATCAcgaaaaaagttaa
- the LOC140987779 gene encoding uncharacterized protein yields the protein MQRNTDLQALAFPLSPFLLLNAVGGIGDLGQGGFELSTYLFLGSLLFSREGGGMDLSKVGEKIISSVRSARSLGLLPSQSDRPEVPARAAAAAAVARVLAGLPPHQRHTLSSSSEELSSIYGCRPQAVDELEEEFFEEEFDPVRYILGQIPSEEIEPSYFEEKATLRLAQLDKISERLSRHVMEHHEEMVKGMNLVRQLEKDLKIANVICMNGRRHLTSSRNEVSRDLIVTTNSKKKQALLDLLPILTEIGNVVNMQEALETLVEEGNFSKAFQILSEYLQLLDSLSGLSVVKEMTSGVEVWLGKTLQKLDSLLLKVCQDFKEDDYITVIDAYALIGDVSGLAEKIQSFFMQEALTESHSALRVIVLEDVEDSNMQNMRLTYSDLCLRIPESKFRECLLATLSVLFKQMCSYYSIMSFQLDENVSSFHSQGVKQHSNLSGISHESKREASSIFPAEECSLLSTARGFSLTSTDEPPEYSASSDGSKSVDHPNDEGRDNGSAASSSGSPWFLLRKDATLIVSHTLQRGRKNLWQLMTSRIAVLLSSSAVTSSSIHQFLRNYEDLSIFILAGEAFCGIEAIEFRQKLKSICESYFVAFHRQNIYALKMVMEKENWQIMPPETIQVVSFAGLVGDGAALIISPDSSPRARLLHANRSVGSVVSESKRSGFSYWLECGNPFLLKQNVNSLDYSDSFHLNGVTTHGESGNVNGKLRHIKISPESGDANHINGSPVSEDENDDLHADFIDEDSQLPSRISRPNHSRHQLSYGYDEDSIAQTGSSLSLLRLMDKYARLMQKLEIINVEFFKGICQLFGIFFRFVFETFCQRGIPPGGKGVNHSLPHKLKTALSRITQDYDQWVKPQSSPISSSSPASLTSLSHKDVTPASPPTHLNSISSGLKERCAGADTLSLVAKLLHRSKAHLQSRLLQNNGAVVEDFYVHLVDAVPELTQLIHRTTARLLLHVDGYVDRIANAKWEVKELGLEHNGYVDLLLGEFKHYKTRLAHGGIRKEVQDLLLEYGLENIAETLIEGLSRVKRCTDEGRALMSLDLQVLINGLKHFVSIEVGPKLQAVETFIKAFYLPETEYEHWSRAHPEYSKTQIIGLVNLVATMKGWKRKTRLEVLEKIE from the exons ATGCAGCGGAATACGGATTTACAAGCACTTGCATTTCCACTGAGTCCGTTTCTGCTGCTAAATGCCGTCGGTGGCATTGGGGATTTAGGACAGGGAGGGTTTGAATTGTCGACGTATTTATTTCTGGGATCACTGCTCTTCTCCCGAGAAGGAGGCGGTATGGACTTGTCCAAGGTTGGAGAGAAGATCATTAGTTCCGTTCGCTCTGCTCGTTCTCTCGGTCTTCTTCCATCTCAATCGGATCGCCCCGAG GTTCCAGCACGAGCAGCCGCAGCCGCAGCTGTAGCCCGGGTTCTTGCTGGACTACCTCCACATCAGAGGCATACTTTATCCTCGAGCTCGGAAGAGTTAAGTTCTATATATGGATGCAGACCTCAAGCCGTGGATGAGCTTGAGGAagaattcttcgaggag GAGTTTGATCCTGTTAGATATATTTTGGGACAAATTCCCTCTGAAGAGATTGAACCTTCATATTTTGAGGAAAAG GCCACTCTCCGCCTTGCACAACTGGATAAAATTTCCGAGCGTCTGTCACGTCATGTCATGGAACATCATGAAGAAATGG TGAAGGGTATGAATCTGGTGAGGCAACTGGAGAAGGACCTGAAGATTGCAAATGTTATTTGCATG AATGGGCGAAGACACCTTACCTCTTCAAGGAATGAGGTGTCTAGGGATCTCATTGTGACAACAAATTCCAAAAAGAAACAAGCACTTCTG GACTTGCTTCCCATTCTTACTGAGATTGGCAATGTAGTGAACATGCAAGAGGCTCTTGAAACTCTTGTTGAGGAAGGAAATTTTTCCAAG GCATTCCAAATACTATCTGAATATTTGCAACTTCTTGATAGTTTGTCCGGTCTTTCAGTGGTGAAAGAGATGACCAGTGGTGTTGAG GTATGGCTGGGAAAAACTCTTCAGAAGCTGGATTCACTTCTATTAAAAGTGTGCCAGGACTTCAAAGAGGATGACTATATAACT GTGATCGATGCTTATGCATTAATTGGTGATGTCTCTGGTTTAGCTGAAAAGATACAAAGTTTTTTTATGCAGGAGGCTCTAACAGAAAGCCACTCTGCTTTGAGGGTCATTGTGCTGGAG GATGTGGAAGATTCCAACATGCAGAACATGAG GCTTACATACAGTGATTTGTGTTTACGGATACCTGAATCCAAGTTCAGAGAGTGTTTGCTAGCAACACTCTCTGTTCTCTTTAAGCAGATGTGTTCATATTATTCGATAATGAGCTTCCAACTAGACGAGAAC GTTTCATCCTTCCATTCTCAGGGTGTGAAGCAACATAGTAACTTATCTGGGATCTCGCATGAATCTAAGAGGGAAGCTTCTTCCATTTTTCCAGCAGAAGAATGTTCACTCCTTTCAACTGCAAGAGGATTTTCTTTAACATCAACCGATGAGCCACCTGAATATTCTGCATCTTCTGACGGTTCCAAGTCTGTTGATCATCCAAATGACGAGGGACGAGATAATGGAAGCGCGGCATCAAGTAGTGGATCCCCATGGTTTCTCCTGCGAAAAGATGCTACACTGATTGTTTCACATACCTTACAGAGGGGTCGGAAGAACCTGTGGCAACTTATGACAAGCCGGATAGCAGTTTTGCTTTCTTCTTCTGCTGTTACTTCGAGTAGCATTCatcaatttttaagaaattatgaaGACCTAAGTATCTTCATTCTGGCTGGGGAAGCTTTTTGTGGAATAGAAGCTATTGAATTCCGACAGAAACTCAAATCCATTTGTGAAAGTTATTTTGTTGCTTTCCATCGGCAGAATATTTAT GCTTTGAAAATGGTGATGGAAAAGGAGAACTGGCAGATAATGCCTCCCGAAACAATTCAAGTAGTTAGTTTTGCGGGACTTGTTGGTGATGGAGCTGCCCTCATAATTTCACCCGATAGTTCTCCCAGAGCGAGATTACTTCATGCCAATCGATCAGTTGGTTCAGTTGTAAGTGAATCAAAGAGGAGCGGATTTTCATATTGGCTGGAGTGTGGAAACCCATTCTTGTTGAAACAGAATGTTAATTCCCTGGACTATTCTGATTCCTTTCACCTCAATGGTGTGACTACTCATGGAGAATCTGGAAATGTCAATGGGAAGCTCCGGCATATTAAAATTTCTCCCGAAAGTGGTGATGCAAACCATATTAATGGGAGCCCTGTTTCAgaagatgaaaatgatgatcTTCACGCAGATTTTATTGACGAAGATAGCCAGCTTCCTAGTCGTATCTCCAGACCAAATCATTCAAGGCATCAGTTGTCTTATGGATATGATGAAGATTCAATCGCGCAAACAGGATCATCACTTAGTCTTTTGAG GTTGATGGATAAGTATGCACGATTGATGCAGAAATTAGAGATCATCAATGTTGAATTTTTTAAG GGAATTTGCCAGTTGTTTGGGATCTTTTTCCGCTTTGTATTTGAGACATTCTGCCAGCGTGGTATTCCCCCTGGTGGAAAGGGCGTTAATCACTCTCTTCCTC ACAAGCTAAAGACTGCACTGTCGAGGATCACACAAGACTATGACCAGTGGGTAAAACCTCAGTCTTCACCAATTTCTTCTTCATCCCCAGCGTCCTTGACTTCATTATCTCATAAAGATGTCACTCCTGCTAGTCCTCCCACTCACTTGAATAGCATATCTTCTGGTTTGAAG GAAAGATGTGCTGGTGCTGACACACTATCTCTTGTTGCTAAATTGTTGCATAGATCTAAAGCCCATCTTCAATCAAGGCTTCTGCAGAATAATGGAGCTGTAGTTGAGGACTTTTATGTGCATTTG GTGGATGCTGTTCCCGAACTTACTCAGCTAATTCACAGGACTACTGCGAGATTGCTACTTCATGTTGATGG GTATGTTGATCGCATTGCCAATGCTAAATGGGAGGTGAAGGAACTTGGATTAGAGCATAATGG GTATGTTGATTTATTGCTGGGAGAATTTAAACACTACAAAACAAGGCTTGCTCATGGGGGTATACGAAAGGAG GTTCAAGATCTCCTCTTAGAATATGGTCTTGAAAATATTGCTGAAACCCTCATTGAAGGTCTATCTAGGGTGAAACGATGCACGGATGAAGGGAGAGCACTCATGTCACTGGATCTTCAG GTTTTGATAAATGGCCTAAAGCACTTCGTCTCCATTGAAGTTGGACCCAAATTGCAGGCGGTTGAAACTTTTATCAAG GCCTTCTACCTTCCAGAAACTGAATATGAACACTGGTCACGCGCTCATCCG GAATATAGTAAGACCCAAATTATTGGGTTGGTCAACCTGGTCGCAACAATGAAAGGCTGGAAAAGAAAAACCAGGTTGGAAGTGTTGGAAAAAATTGAATGA
- the LOC140966974 gene encoding uncharacterized protein isoform X1, with amino-acid sequence MLRLKCLRGISPTSFYARKCIKEQNKLFPVLPFQNPSQRSSCRFLDIYQIGNKEAIEKERARLKDEMNRGYFADMDEMKKHGGKIAMANKIVIPASAAAKFPMLEVCYSNGSSLKLPISSAGNDVNTPKLNVPKATLLCLSFRASSQPMVDSWSSPFLDTFGHSADVQLYEISFIDSWLLSRNPIKKLLLKIMRKPKPGGPEDVLQRQIVYSFGDNYYFRKELRILNLLTGYIFLLDKMGRIRWQGFGSAEQEELLSLLSCTSLLLDEK; translated from the exons ATGTTGAGGTTGAAGTGTCTGCGGGGGATATCACCAACAAGTTTTTATGCTAGAAAATGTATCAAAGAACAAAATAAGCTGTTCCCAGTTCTCCCTTTTCAGAATCCATCTCAACGGAGCTCCTGCCGCTTCCTCGACATTTACCAG ATTGGAAATAAGGAGGCAATTGAGAAAGAACGTGCTCGGCT TAAAGATGAGATGAATAGGGGATACTTTGCGGACATGGACGAGATGAAGAAGCATGGTGGGAAG ATAGCAATGGCAAATAAGATCGTAATTCCTGCAAGTGCAGCTGCAAAATTTCCTATGTTGGAAGTGTGCTACTCCAATGGTTCTAGCCTTAAGCTGCCTATATCCTCCGCTGGGAATGATGTGAATACCCCCAAATTGAATGTACCTAAAGCGACGTTATTGTGTTTATCATTTCGTGCCAGCTCACAG CCTATGGTGGATTCTTGGAGTTCACCTTTTCTTGATACATTTGGTCATTCCGCAGATGTTCAGTTATACGAG ATATCCTTTATAGATTCCTGGCTGTTGAGTCGTAATCCTATAAAGAAACTACTGCTTAAAATTATGAGGAAGCCAAAACCTGGAGGACCGGAAGACGTTTTGCAAAGGCAGATAGTTTATTCATTTGGTGATAACTATTACTTCAGGAAAGAGCTTAGAATATTAAACCTTCTTACTGG GTACATATTCTTGCTAGACAAAATGGGTAGAATAAGATGGCAAGGTTTTGGTTCAGCAGAACAAGAAGAATTGTTATCTCTTCTTTCCTGCACATCCCTTCTGCTTGACGAAAAATGA
- the LOC140966974 gene encoding uncharacterized protein isoform X2 gives MLENVSKNKISCSQFSLFRIHLNGAPAASSTFTRSIHFWLFGPQIGNKEAIEKERARLKDEMNRGYFADMDEMKKHGGKIAMANKIVIPASAAAKFPMLEVCYSNGSSLKLPISSAGNDVNTPKLNVPKATLLCLSFRASSQPMVDSWSSPFLDTFGHSADVQLYEISFIDSWLLSRNPIKKLLLKIMRKPKPGGPEDVLQRQIVYSFGDNYYFRKELRILNLLTGYIFLLDKMGRIRWQGFGSAEQEELLSLLSCTSLLLDEK, from the exons ATGCTAGAAAATGTATCAAAGAACAAAATAAGCTGTTCCCAGTTCTCCCTTTTCAGAATCCATCTCAACGGAGCTCCTGCCGCTTCCTCGACATTTACCAG GAGTATCCACTTTTGGTTATTTGGACCGCAGATTGGAAATAAGGAGGCAATTGAGAAAGAACGTGCTCGGCT TAAAGATGAGATGAATAGGGGATACTTTGCGGACATGGACGAGATGAAGAAGCATGGTGGGAAG ATAGCAATGGCAAATAAGATCGTAATTCCTGCAAGTGCAGCTGCAAAATTTCCTATGTTGGAAGTGTGCTACTCCAATGGTTCTAGCCTTAAGCTGCCTATATCCTCCGCTGGGAATGATGTGAATACCCCCAAATTGAATGTACCTAAAGCGACGTTATTGTGTTTATCATTTCGTGCCAGCTCACAG CCTATGGTGGATTCTTGGAGTTCACCTTTTCTTGATACATTTGGTCATTCCGCAGATGTTCAGTTATACGAG ATATCCTTTATAGATTCCTGGCTGTTGAGTCGTAATCCTATAAAGAAACTACTGCTTAAAATTATGAGGAAGCCAAAACCTGGAGGACCGGAAGACGTTTTGCAAAGGCAGATAGTTTATTCATTTGGTGATAACTATTACTTCAGGAAAGAGCTTAGAATATTAAACCTTCTTACTGG GTACATATTCTTGCTAGACAAAATGGGTAGAATAAGATGGCAAGGTTTTGGTTCAGCAGAACAAGAAGAATTGTTATCTCTTCTTTCCTGCACATCCCTTCTGCTTGACGAAAAATGA
- the LOC140966974 gene encoding uncharacterized protein isoform X3, with amino-acid sequence MNRGYFADMDEMKKHGGKIAMANKIVIPASAAAKFPMLEVCYSNGSSLKLPISSAGNDVNTPKLNVPKATLLCLSFRASSQPMVDSWSSPFLDTFGHSADVQLYEISFIDSWLLSRNPIKKLLLKIMRKPKPGGPEDVLQRQIVYSFGDNYYFRKELRILNLLTGYIFLLDKMGRIRWQGFGSAEQEELLSLLSCTSLLLDEK; translated from the exons ATGAATAGGGGATACTTTGCGGACATGGACGAGATGAAGAAGCATGGTGGGAAG ATAGCAATGGCAAATAAGATCGTAATTCCTGCAAGTGCAGCTGCAAAATTTCCTATGTTGGAAGTGTGCTACTCCAATGGTTCTAGCCTTAAGCTGCCTATATCCTCCGCTGGGAATGATGTGAATACCCCCAAATTGAATGTACCTAAAGCGACGTTATTGTGTTTATCATTTCGTGCCAGCTCACAG CCTATGGTGGATTCTTGGAGTTCACCTTTTCTTGATACATTTGGTCATTCCGCAGATGTTCAGTTATACGAG ATATCCTTTATAGATTCCTGGCTGTTGAGTCGTAATCCTATAAAGAAACTACTGCTTAAAATTATGAGGAAGCCAAAACCTGGAGGACCGGAAGACGTTTTGCAAAGGCAGATAGTTTATTCATTTGGTGATAACTATTACTTCAGGAAAGAGCTTAGAATATTAAACCTTCTTACTGG GTACATATTCTTGCTAGACAAAATGGGTAGAATAAGATGGCAAGGTTTTGGTTCAGCAGAACAAGAAGAATTGTTATCTCTTCTTTCCTGCACATCCCTTCTGCTTGACGAAAAATGA
- the LOC140987786 gene encoding uncharacterized protein has product MAEAAADAVDRNGDDWSETSDYTSEDEGTEDYRRGGYHAVRIGDTFKHGRYVVQRKLGWGHFSTVWLAWDTKKSIFVALKVQKSAQHYTEAAMDEITILKQIADGDPDDNKYVVKLLDHFKHSGPNGQHVCMVFEYLGDNLLTLIKYSDYRGVPLHMVKEICFHILVGLDYLHRQLSIIHTDLKPENILLLSMIDPAKDPAKSGAPLILPSSKGKIVSKAEPSNDANGSYGDLTRNQKKKVRRKAKRIAQKFVGKATSEEVQPDKEASSSEDSRQEHKSNGDHFEDQTNASVASEVNDNTNYESEKIKGHKRGSRLARCKLMADIERKCKIVDFGNACWTYKQFTSDIQTRQYRCPEVILGSKYTTSADMWSFACICFELAGGDVLFDPHSGENYDRDEDHLALMMELLGMMPRKVALGGRYSREFFNRFGDLRHIRRLRFWPLSKVLMEKYDFCEQDASEMADFLVQILDFVPEKRLTAAQCLNHPWISGGLRKLAPSVSQLENGGSDQNKEKCGREARENGDGDLDDKCEKNEKIATENTRSIKKMEKDETETVELRVGNMAIDGVTKSVKDPTSTPSPPKQM; this is encoded by the exons ATGGCGGAGGCGGCAGCGGATGCAGTGGACAGGAACGGCGATGATTGGAGTGAGACGAGCGATTACACTTCGGAAGATGAGGGCACCGAGGATTACAGGCGTGGCGGGTATCACGCCGTACGAATCGGCGACACATTCAAGCATGGTCGTTATGTTGTTCAGAGAAAGCTCGGCTGGGGTCATTTCTCCACCGTCTGGCTAGCTTGGGATACGAAAAAATCT ATATTTGTTGCCCTGAAAGTTCAAAAAAGTGCACAGCACTACACAGAAGCAGCAATGGACGAGATTACAATTTTAAAACAGATTGCTGACGGTGATCCGGATGACAATAAATATGTTGTTAAACTTTTGGATCACTTTAAGCATTCAGGGCCAAATGGACAGCATGTCTGTATGGTGTTCGAATACTTAGGAGACAATCTTTTGACCCTAATCAAGTATTCAGACTACAGAGGTGTTCCTCTTCATATGGTTAAAGAAATTTGCTTTCACATTTTAGTGGGGTTAGATTATCTGCATCGTCAACTATCAATAATACACACAGATTTGAAGCCAGAGAACATACTGCTTCTGTCGATGATAGATCCTGCTAAAGATCCAGCAAAGTCAGGTGCACCCCTTATTCTCCCGTCAAGTAAAGGCAAGATTGTCTCCAAAGCTGAACCTTCTAATGATGCCAACGGTTCATATGGTGATCTGACTAGGAACCAGAAAAAGAAAGTCCGAAGAAAGGCCAAGAGAATAGCTCAAAAATTTGTTGGTAAGGCAACTTCCGAGGAAGTTCAGCCAGATAAGGAGGCAAGTAGTTCTGAGGATTCTCGTCAAGAGCATAAATCCAATGGAGATCATTTTGAAGATCAGACCAACGCTTCTGTTGCTTCGGAAGTTAATGATAATACGAATTATGAAAGCGAAAAAATTAAGGGTCATAAGAGAGGGAGTCGATTAGCAAGGTGTAAGCTCATGGCTGATATTGAAAGGAAGTGCAAAatagttgattttggaaatgccTGTTGGACATACAAACAATTCACAAGCGATATTCAAACTAGACAGTATAGATGTCCAGAGGTTATTTTGGGATCTAAGTACACAACATCAGCTGATATGTGGTCATTTGCTTGCATTTGCTTTGAGCTGGCTGGTGGAGATGTTCTGTTTGATCCACATAGTGGAGAAAACTACGATCGTGATGAG GATCATTTGGCCCTGATGATGGAGCTTCTTGGAATGATGCCACGCAAG GTTGCTTTGGGTGGGCGTTATTCACGCGAATTTTTTAACAGATTTGGAGATTTGAGACATATCAGAAGATTAAGATTCTGGCCTCTTAGTAAGGTGCTTATGGAAAAATACGATTTCTGTGAGCAAGATGCTAGTGAGATGGCAGATTTCCTTGTTCAGATACTAGATTTTGTACCTGAGAAAAGACTGACAGCTGCTCAATGTCTTAACCACCCATGGATTAGTGGAGGCCTGCGAAAGCTTGCCCCTTCCGTTTCTCAACTTGAGAATGGTGGTTCCGACCAGAACAAAGAGAAGTGTGGGAGGGAGGCAAGGGAGAATGGTGATGGTGATTTGGACGATAAGTGTGAGAAGAACGAGAAGATAGCAACAGAAAATACTCGTTCAATCAAAAAGATGGAGAAGGACGAGACAGAGACTGTGGAGTTGAGAGTGGGAAACATGGCTATTGATGGAGTAACAAAATCTGTAAAAGATCCTACATCTACACCAAGCCCTCCCAAacaaatgtaa